Within the Polaribacter pectinis genome, the region AGCTTTAAAAGCCTTGTGCAATTTTTTCTAAAGCTGATTCATCTAAAATTTTGATTTCTTTCCCACGAAATTCAATAATTTGTTTCTTCTTTAATTCAGACAATAAACGAATTGCAGATTCAGTTGCAGTTCCAATAATATTAGCGATGTCTTCTCTAGAAAGCTGAACATCTATTATACCATCTTCGTTAAGATCAAACCTTTCTTTTAGGTTTATAAGAGTTTCTGCTAAACGTTGTTTTACGGTTTTTTGAGCCATATCTACAATAACATTATCTGCAGATTTAAGCATGCTAGCCATATTTTTTAAAACTGCCATTGTAAAGTCAGGGTTTTTTTCTAAATCTTTAATTATTTCTTCTTTTGGAACAAAACAAATCTCCATATCACTTAAAGCAACAGCTTTTAAGTTTGCAACTTCATCAGAAACTAAACTTCTTTCACCTAATATATCGCCTCTTTTTACTAAACTAATAATTTGATTTCTTCCATTCTCGCTCATTTTTGAGACTTTACAAACACCGTTTTTTATACAGAAGACACCATTTAAATGCTCACCTTCTTCAAAAATAGATTCTCCTTTTTTAATAACCAAAGAAGTTTTACAAGCAGAAATACGCAATAGTTCATCTTTAGAAAGATGTTTTAAAGTGTTAAATTGACGAACAATACACTGTTCACATTTGCTCATAATAGTTAGAAATAGTTAGTAACTCAAATATATTAAAAAACTGACAATTATCATGTTTTAAATTGCTTTCTTAACGGAAATTTGCAATAGGCAAAAGAGTAAATATGAAATCTACACAATGTTACCACTGTGGCGATTCTTGTGATGACAATAGCATTAAATTTGATGAAAAAAACTTCTGTTGTAATGGTTGTAAGACTGTTTATGAGATTTTTTCGGAGAACGATTTAACTTGTTACTACAATTTTCAAGACAATCCAGGAGCAATTCCCGCTGAAATTCAGGGGAAATATGACTTCTTGGACAACAAAGAAATTGCGGAAAAGTTATTAGATTTTTCAGATGGTAATCTTCACATTACAACATTATATATTCCACACATACATTGTAGTTCTTGTATTTGGGTTTTAGAGAATTTACATAAATTAAATGAGAAAATATCTTCTTCTCAAGTAGATTTTCCAAAAAAAACAGTTAGAATCACTTATAATTCAGAAACAACTTCTCTTAAAGAAATTGTACTCTTATTAAGTTCAATTGGCTATGAACCATATATTAGTTTAGAAGATTACGAAGCTGGAAAAAAAGCAGTAGATAGAAGCTTAACTTATAAGTTAGGAATTGCAGGTTTTGCGTTTGGAAACGTAATGTTTCTCTCATTTCCA harbors:
- a CDS encoding Crp/Fnr family transcriptional regulator, coding for MSKCEQCIVRQFNTLKHLSKDELLRISACKTSLVIKKGESIFEEGEHLNGVFCIKNGVCKVSKMSENGRNQIISLVKRGDILGERSLVSDEVANLKAVALSDMEICFVPKEEIIKDLEKNPDFTMAVLKNMASMLKSADNVIVDMAQKTVKQRLAETLINLKERFDLNEDGIIDVQLSREDIANIIGTATESAIRLLSELKKKQIIEFRGKEIKILDESALEKIAQGF